The Pelagicoccus enzymogenes region CGCGCCCCCGTCGGGCGCGAAAACGTCGCTGTCCGTATACCACCAGTATTGAAAATCAACTACGTCCACTATCGCTGCGCGTGTCCGATCTTCCAAGATCGCATCCTGCACATCCTTAGGGCAACTCAAGCCAATCACGGGGTCCTTGCCGGTTTCCTCCATCCATTCCGCGACCACGTCGAGCCAGAACTCCATAAAGTGGAGCGGTCCAGTGTATTCCGCGCCTATGACATGGATCACGTTTCGCTGATCCGACAGATTATCGAGGCACTTGCGAATGTAGGCGCGGTTCACTTCTCGGCGAACCGGATGCTCGATGTCGTAAAACTCGTCCGCCATCTGGATCGTATCCCCCTTGAAAGGAGGCGGCTCGGTAAACTCCGTTTGCTGGAGGGCGTTCACTGGCCTCCAAGGATTGTCCACCCAATGCGCCCCCGACTCGATGATGTTGTGCTGGAAGAACATTTCGTTAACCAGAACCAGTCCTCTCCGTTCCGCGAGCTCCGCAAAGTCATCTAGCCTCTGAAAATACCAGGGATTGTATTCGAAAAGATCAAACTTGCTCAAACCATCCCAGGCCTTTCCCACACCACTCCTGGCGAAAGGCTGCTCGTAGAAAGGAGCCCAAACCTCTGAAGAGCTCCGCCTCGACATTTGGTGGTCATCCCGCCGGCGATCATACCAAAGCCCGTAATGGTGACGGAGCGCTACCTGCCCCTTTTCCAGCATGGAATTCGTAACCGCGTGCAGGTCATCGGTCAGCCCCGATCCGGAGCGCCCGGGAGTGAATCGCGTAATGCTGTATCCAAATTGGTCGGCACGGGTGGGCAGCAAGCGACCACGCCACCAAGTGATGCCTGCGTCGCTTCCAATCATCGGCAGTCCATCCACCTGAAGCTGACCATGCACCACTTGCATGGACTTTTTCTCGTACAGCTCCGCCCGAGGCAGCTCAGGCACCACCTGCTCCAACTCAGGGACGGCCATGCGGTTGGCGATCATCAAGCGCGGTCCCAACGCTTGGATTGCTCCCTCACCGACTCGCTCCTGCAATTGGGCGCGGTACAGACTATCTGGGTCCGCAAACTCGCTGGTTTGTATCCAGGTCCCGTCTCCTCTGAAGAGGGCCCAAACCCCAATCGCCCAATTGTTGGCCGTCGGCGGACGGCGCGTTATGATTTCGCCAGCGGAAGACTGGTATATAACGCTGTTGGCTGCGGCCCATCCTACGCCTTGATTGTAGATCTCACGGTTGTCGAGCGCCAGTATTCCGCCATCGACATGCACATTGTCGAAAAGGATTCCCGAGGCCCAGTGACCGATCGAGCCGCTCGTCCCTCGACTCATGCGCGTGGTACAATCCAGAAAAACGTTTGGCCCGGTCGCTAGATGCCCAACCGTAAAGTCCTCGATCGCGTCCTCCGAATAACAACGTAAAAAGAGCGTCTGCTGTCCATACGTATTGAAACTTTGGCGACGGTGCCCTCCTATCTCCGAAACCGGCGCGAGGAACGAACAATCCTGCACCGTAACGCGTCGGCAATCCTCCCCGACTCGCACCGCCGAAAGGGCGAAATGGGTCGCTGTCACGTTGTTCACCCAAGAGTCAACAACTCCATTGAGCGAAACCGCAACCCAGCTGTGGTTCTCGTCCTTCGAATTCCCCAAGTCGTATTCGCTGACGCAGGACAAATCCTCAACCCCGATTTGAGATAGGGCGGAGCTCGCCACGATTTTCTGGGCATAAGATTCCCCATAACGGGCATCGAGGGCGGTCGTTACTGGGGCGTCCAACAGAATTCGGTCCCCTGAAATCCCTAGCACTACGCGGTCCCATCGCAAAACCACCGTTTCGCCGCGCCAATTGAAAGGCGTCCGCGCCGGAGCGATATCCATCCCGAGGTCCGTTGCCCAGAGCTTGCTGCCAGGACGCGTGATACGAATCGAGTCTCCCGCTGAAAGTCCTTCAACGGAGGATAAAGCAAGCTCGCGAGCGCCCACGGGTAAATAGCCTTCCAAAACCGAACGCCGTTCCGCTTCGAGCTCAGGACTAGCGGAGCTTCCCACGGAGATCAAATCGCGGCGCCCTTCTCCCGCCGCTATCAAAACCGTTTCATTTCCCTCGCCTGCAAAACCTCGCAAGGAGACGCCGCTAGCCCGAATCTTCAGTTGCCCCGCTACAATGAACTCGCCTGGAGCCAATTCGACCGCGCCGCGAATTCCGCGACTATCAAGCGGCAAGGACGAAACCCAGTCGATGGCAGCCTGTATCCTGCGCGTATCGTCAGCCCCCGACGGAACCACGCGTACCTTGGCATCGACTCGCGGCAGCGAAACGCCACCTCCTCGATAGCCAGCGCTGGAAAAGTCGGGCACGACATTTCCCCGCGCGTCAGCATCGTAGACCAAGCGGCCCGCCTCATCCACACGGAAAACCGGCTTGAGCTGTTCCGCCTGGCACGCGGCGAACGTTGCCAGAGCAAGGAGCAGATAGGTAGCGATTTTTCGGATACGCCTCATTTAGAGGGTTCCCTCCAATCTTCCTAGCTCCCTGCTTTGGGAAACAACCGCCCCGTCAACCATCAAGGTAAGTCCTGCTCCCTTGCCGTAGTGCTGCCCCGTCTTATCCCAGATCACGGTCAGCATATGGCCACGGTAAGGAACGCCATCGAGGCAAAACCAATCCCAAACGCTTTCCGGAAGCAAGGGGTCGATCACCACGCGATTTGAATCCTGAGGACGGATACCAATCAAGTTGGCGATCAAGAGATCTGCATAGGTGGAATGGTGATAGAACTTGCTGCGCGGGTTGTCCCCCTTGAGCCATTCCCCCGTTTGCTCGTCCTGATACTCGCCGATGTAAGGAAGTCCGTTTTTGCGTTGAGCCCGCGTGTAGCTGAGGAAAGCGTCATAAAAGTCTTCCTTGGACACGACCTCTTGCTCGTAGTTACGAATCACATTGCCCATGGCAACGAGCGTCTGCGAGGTCGCGTAAGGCCAAATCGCCCCATCCCACTCGCAGTAGCCAGTGCCATGCGAACGAAATTCAGGATGGCGTTGCTCCGCAGTGGTCAGGCCGTATGGGGCAGAAAAGCCTTCAGGGTCGAGCACCTGCTTCCAAGCTTCCTCGTATCCGTTCCCTTTCGTCGGCAGATTGAAATACCACGGAATGAAGCCGATCGCTTCCCTCACGTTCGCGAAGCCGCCGGTTTCCTTCACCGACTCGAAGAACGTCAGCTCCTCGCTCCACAGCGTATCCAGCACTCGCTTACGCTGGGCCTCCGCTTCGGCATGGTAGGCGTCGGCCTTCTCATGCTTGCCCACTAGAGCGGCCATGTTCGAGAGGGCCACCGCGTTGCCGAACATGTAGCTGTTGATGGTCGGCCGCACGTTCTTCTCGTGCCGCCCGCCCGAGATCGACTCCTCCATGGCGTCCCACACGTCCGCCTGCCAGTAAAGCCCGCTCTCCAGCTGCTTCTCTTCCTGCCAAAGCTTGTAGTCCGCCTCGAAGCGGTCGAAGCGATCGGCGATGAACGCCTTGTCGCCGGTAACGAGGTATCGCTGCCAAAGAGCGTCGTAGAGCCAGCTGCTGTAACGATGGAAATGTCCTTGGGGCCCACCGTCCTTGCCTACCATCCAGTAGTCGAGGTAGGAGTCGTCCTTGCTCTGGTCGACCAGCCAACGCGTCTCCATGAAATGGTGACCCAGGGCGCTCGCGATGGTCCGCTCCGGCGGAATGAACCACGCCTTCGTATCGAGCTCGATGAACTCCGTGTACACGTAGTAGTCGCCCACCTGCTTCAAATGCTTCCGCAGGGCCCACCAACGAAAGTAGTAGATCTCCCGCAAGTCCTCGTCCGGACAGTCGAGGAAAGGCACCTGATCCGCCATCCAGTCCCAGGACGCGGCGTTCGGCACGAGGTTCACCACCGCCTCGTCGTCCCACTCGTTAAAGCTCTCGACGATGCCGCGGTAGTCGCCCTCGTCCAAGACCGCCAAGCGAGACTTTTGCTTGTCGCCACTGAAAAGAGTCGGAGCGACAAACGCAGCGGCTAGCGGCAAAGCGAGTAACAAGGACTTGAGCGGGAAACGGCGAATCGCTTCGCCAGCGCTCGATTCAGGATTCTTAGGGTTTCGGGGGTCCATAGACAAAAATGGGGGTAAATTCGGGCGGCAAGCCGCAGGGCTGCCTTTTAATAGGTTTTGATCTTCAGCAAGATATGCGTTGGTTCAGCCACTATTGCACGCATCTCAGACTCTGACAATCAGGCGGCTCCCGGAGCGGGTGAACGAGGGCTTGCAAAGCCGTTTCTCCCATCCAAGCAAATTGCCTCCTTTTGCACGATCGTTGATTGACACGTACAGAACAGTGGTTTTATTTCATCTCATATTTCAAATGAAATAACCGGCAGTCATGCGGGCACCTGTCAATATTTTTCACTTCCCGAATCACACTTCCTCACCTAAACAGCTACCTCAATCGATCCTTCCTCCCAAAACATGACCACCCGAAAGAAAAGCAGCCGAGCCACTATCGCCGACGTGGCCCGCAAGGCCGAGGTCGCCATTGGCACCGTCTCGCGCGTCTTCAACAACCACCCGGACGTCAACGAAGACATCCGCAACCGCGTTAACGACGCGGTGAACGAGCTCGGGTACGTACGGCTGCGCAACCGCAAGCGCCCCCGCGAATCCAACGACCGTCGGGTCGGAAACATCGGTCTGGTATTCTTCGGCATGGAGGACACCCTCGTACAGCTTCCGATCGTGAGCTCCGCAGTGCACGGCATCGAACGCTCGCTCGCCTCCCAAGGCTACAACCTCATGCTCGCCAACATACCCAATGGCGACCGCACCCCACACTTCATCTCCGATCAACACATCGAAGGCCTCATCCTCAAAGGCCCCAACCAAGGAGTGCTTCCCTCGGAAGCGAAGCGCAGCTTGCTCAGCCGCTTCTACTCCATCCCCTACGTCTGGCTCATGGGCCGCTTGCCCAACGCGGTCGGCGACCACTGCAACTACGACACCGAGGAGGCCGGCCGCCTCGTAGCCGAGCACCTCAACGAAAAAGGGCACCGCAGGACCGCCTTCCTCAACCCCAAGCCCGGGCAAATTCAGTTCGAGCGAATGAAGGCCTCCTTCAGCCAACACTCCGCTCGCCTCGGACACGAGACAAGTACCCTCGAAGTGGACCCGCCTTCCTCCATCGAATGGCCGCTTCCTTCCATCACCCTGCAAAACAACGTCGACGTGCTGGTGGAACGCTGGATGCAGCTCCCCAAGGCCAAGCGCCCGACCGCCCTCTTCGTCCCCTCCGACCGCACCGCCGTCCAGGCCTACGCGGCGTTCGCCCAACGCAACCTCAAGGTGGGCGAGGACGTCAGCATCATTTCCTGC contains the following coding sequences:
- a CDS encoding DUF6298 domain-containing protein, whose product is MRRIRKIATYLLLALATFAACQAEQLKPVFRVDEAGRLVYDADARGNVVPDFSSAGYRGGGVSLPRVDAKVRVVPSGADDTRRIQAAIDWVSSLPLDSRGIRGAVELAPGEFIVAGQLKIRASGVSLRGFAGEGNETVLIAAGEGRRDLISVGSSASPELEAERRSVLEGYLPVGARELALSSVEGLSAGDSIRITRPGSKLWATDLGMDIAPARTPFNWRGETVVLRWDRVVLGISGDRILLDAPVTTALDARYGESYAQKIVASSALSQIGVEDLSCVSEYDLGNSKDENHSWVAVSLNGVVDSWVNNVTATHFALSAVRVGEDCRRVTVQDCSFLAPVSEIGGHRRQSFNTYGQQTLFLRCYSEDAIEDFTVGHLATGPNVFLDCTTRMSRGTSGSIGHWASGILFDNVHVDGGILALDNREIYNQGVGWAAANSVIYQSSAGEIITRRPPTANNWAIGVWALFRGDGTWIQTSEFADPDSLYRAQLQERVGEGAIQALGPRLMIANRMAVPELEQVVPELPRAELYEKKSMQVVHGQLQVDGLPMIGSDAGITWWRGRLLPTRADQFGYSITRFTPGRSGSGLTDDLHAVTNSMLEKGQVALRHHYGLWYDRRRDDHQMSRRSSSEVWAPFYEQPFARSGVGKAWDGLSKFDLFEYNPWYFQRLDDFAELAERRGLVLVNEMFFQHNIIESGAHWVDNPWRPVNALQQTEFTEPPPFKGDTIQMADEFYDIEHPVRREVNRAYIRKCLDNLSDQRNVIHVIGAEYTGPLHFMEFWLDVVAEWMEETGKDPVIGLSCPKDVQDAILEDRTRAAIVDVVDFQYWWYTDSDVFAPDGGASLAPRQEVRKWKGGRPSGDSLARMVSEYRERYPEKAVITTLEIKDPWAYALAGGSFAPLPREIDSALHEVLGKARPLPGKANVAWTMRSDAGDLVARCGKGRTFDQSLLHTNFEYEFYSVDAKSGSTRSEGRFRADSKTLMKLISEHELFWLRPI
- a CDS encoding MGH1-like glycoside hydrolase domain-containing protein codes for the protein MDPRNPKNPESSAGEAIRRFPLKSLLLALPLAAAFVAPTLFSGDKQKSRLAVLDEGDYRGIVESFNEWDDEAVVNLVPNAASWDWMADQVPFLDCPDEDLREIYYFRWWALRKHLKQVGDYYVYTEFIELDTKAWFIPPERTIASALGHHFMETRWLVDQSKDDSYLDYWMVGKDGGPQGHFHRYSSWLYDALWQRYLVTGDKAFIADRFDRFEADYKLWQEEKQLESGLYWQADVWDAMEESISGGRHEKNVRPTINSYMFGNAVALSNMAALVGKHEKADAYHAEAEAQRKRVLDTLWSEELTFFESVKETGGFANVREAIGFIPWYFNLPTKGNGYEEAWKQVLDPEGFSAPYGLTTAEQRHPEFRSHGTGYCEWDGAIWPYATSQTLVAMGNVIRNYEQEVVSKEDFYDAFLSYTRAQRKNGLPYIGEYQDEQTGEWLKGDNPRSKFYHHSTYADLLIANLIGIRPQDSNRVVIDPLLPESVWDWFCLDGVPYRGHMLTVIWDKTGQHYGKGAGLTLMVDGAVVSQSRELGRLEGTL
- a CDS encoding LacI family DNA-binding transcriptional regulator, with product MTTRKKSSRATIADVARKAEVAIGTVSRVFNNHPDVNEDIRNRVNDAVNELGYVRLRNRKRPRESNDRRVGNIGLVFFGMEDTLVQLPIVSSAVHGIERSLASQGYNLMLANIPNGDRTPHFISDQHIEGLILKGPNQGVLPSEAKRSLLSRFYSIPYVWLMGRLPNAVGDHCNYDTEEAGRLVAEHLNEKGHRRTAFLNPKPGQIQFERMKASFSQHSARLGHETSTLEVDPPSSIEWPLPSITLQNNVDVLVERWMQLPKAKRPTALFVPSDRTAVQAYAAFAQRNLKVGEDVSIISCNNEKPLLANMNPTLTTIDVHAEVIGQRAVDQLIWRISNPNQKCHFQNLVEPTLVPGNSVKQL